In Drosophila teissieri strain GT53w chromosome 2R, Prin_Dtei_1.1, whole genome shotgun sequence, the following proteins share a genomic window:
- the LOC122613419 gene encoding LOW QUALITY PROTEIN: protein lethal(2)denticleless (The sequence of the model RefSeq protein was modified relative to this genomic sequence to represent the inferred CDS: inserted 1 base in 1 codon): MNIYNKLRAREHGYGNERTYDFALRRLSVAKEDSWRGIAPANYCPDFNPEPPIFSAKFANCDGYRHILAIANEDGKITLQDTTQRNHQPEEQSLVGPQCHYNAVFDLEWAPGQMRFVSASGDHTARLWEVAGSGIRGLNSYVGHTRSVKSAAFKRTDPAVFATGGRDGAILIWDIRANLNMDLTSRVDNCIYSGHTGGPGTPVSQRKQRTRTPKMAGGTTSSSITGLAFQDNDTLISCGAGDGVIKVWDLRRNYTAYKKEPLPRHKLPYAGHSTFRGFTNLIVDASGTRLYANCMDNTIYCYNLASYSPRPLACYKGLLNSTFYIKSCLSPDGKYLLSGSSDERAYIWNLDHAEEPLVALAGHTVEVTCVAWGSSHDCPIVTCSDDARHKIWRIGPDLDGLSEAERAEKYRGTASYVRDFGKKXFGPSSGNHKYNLRDLESTPRSLKRLMDQNERTPGSVEKTTTKRSFLEMLGVAGPETEATEQPQKRAKPLESRGRRLFGPPSQETACRHIQLQPINEEDASPSKRQKENSAAEDVSPLHKLLSTPSHSPLSENVNHMYTSPPTTSAAAAAAMTAEAVNPPPISAAIYSPTSNLPNYVLDGEAPHLGIMSPKRKAKEKVDWLTNIRKQKLMSGRAHVTLSDKISEEQQADVLASPRLQSLRQSECSPRIHATPRRRISHTDGGGGTPAGNSSHSHTQSQPKTPTSSRRNSETTLLRFFSIQRSSSVPAEETTTTIAAPSSPNPPAVTAPAATPLSMRTPTTAVGSD, from the exons ATGAACATTTACAACAAGTTGCGGGCCAGGGAGCACGGCTACG gCAATGAGAGGACCTACGACTTTGCGCTGCGTCGCCTTTCTGTGGCCAAGGAGGACAGCTGGCGGGGCATTGCGCCGGCCAACTACTGCCCAGACTTTAATCCGGAACCGCCGATCTTCTCCGCCAAGTTCGCCAACTGCGATGGCTACCGACACATCCTGGCGATCGCCAACGAGGACGGCAAGATCACGCTGCAGGACACCACCCAGAGGAACCACCAGCCGGAGGAGCAGTCCCTGGTGGGTCCCCAGTGTCACTACAACGCCGTTTTCGACCTGGAATGGGCCCCCGGCCAGATGCGCTTCGTCTCCGCCTCGGGCGATCACACTGCCAGACTGTGGGAGGTGGCGGGCTCTGGCATCCGCGGCTTGAACTCCTACGTGGGCCACACAAGGTCCGTTAAGTCGGCGGCCTTCAAGCGTACCGATCCCGCTGTCTTCGCCACCGGCGGTCGTGATGGCGCCATTCTCATCTGGGACATTAGGGCCAATCTCAATATGGACCTCACCTCACGCGTGGACAACTGCATCTACAGCGGACACACGGGCGGACCGGGCACTCCAGTTTCGCAGCGAAAGCAGCGCACACGCACTCCCAAAATGGCCGGAGGCACCACCTCCAGCAGCATCACCGGTTTGGCCTTTCAGGACAACGATACGTTAATCTCCTGTGGTGCCGGTGATGGGGTCATCAAGGTGTGGGACCTGCGGCGCAACTACACAGCCTACAAAAAGGAGCCACTGCCCAGGCACAAGCTGCCATATGCCGGCCACTCCACCTTCCGGGGCTTCACCAATCTCATTGTGGATGCGTCGGGCACGAGGCTGTATGCCAACTGCATGGACAACACCATATACTGCTATAATCTGGCCTCCTACTCGCCCCGCCCGCTGGCTTGCTACAAGGGACTGCTTAACTCCACGTTCTACATCAAATCCTGCCTCAGCCCGGACGGCAAGTATCTGCTGAGCGGAAGCAGCGACGAGCGGGCTTACATCTGGAACCTGGACCACGCCGAGGAGCCGCTCGTCGCACTGGCCGGACACACGGTGGAGGTGACCTGCGTGGCCTGGGGCTCCAGCCACGATTGCCCCATTGTCACGTGCAGCGATGATGCGCGTCACAAGATCTGGCGGATTGGACCCGACCTGGATGGCCTCAGCGAGGCGGAGCGGGCAGAGAAGTACCGAGGAACTGCCTCGTACGTCAGGGACTTCGGCAAGA CCTTTGGTCCGTCTAGTGGAAATCACAAGTACAACCTTCGAGATCTGGAGTCCACGCCACGATCTCTGAAGCGCCTTATGGATCAAAATGAGCGGACACCAGGCTCTGTGGAAAAGACGACGACCAAACGTTCGTTTCTGGAAATGCTGGGCGTGGCTGGTCCGGAGACGGAAGCCACAGAACAGCCCCAGAAGCGAGCTAAGCCACTAGAGTCACGTGGAAGGCGGCTGTTTGGACCCCCTAGCCAGGAAACAGCTTGCAGACATATACAACTGCAGCCCATAAACGAGGAAGATGCCTCCCcgagcaaaaggcaaaaggagAACTCTGCGGCGGAAGATGTCTCGCCACTGCACAAGCTTCTCAGCACACCAAGCCATTCCCCCTTAAGTGAGAACGTGAACCACATGTACACCTCCCCGCCAACCActtcagcggcagcagcagcagcgatgaCTGCCGAGGCGGTCAATCCGCCACCGATCTCCGCTGCAATCTACTCGCCCACTTCCAACCTGCCCAACTACGTGCTGGATGGCGAGGCACCCCATCTGGGCATCATGTCGCCCAAGCGGAAGGCGAAGGAGAAGGTGGACTGGCTGACGAATATCCGGAAACAGAAGCTGATGAGTGGCAGGGCCCATGTGACGCTCAGCGATAAGATcagcgaggagcagcaggccgATGTGCTGGCATCTCCACGCCTCCAGAGCCTGCGACAGTCCGAGTGCAGTCCCAGAATACATGCCACGCCCCGCAGACGCATCTCGCACACGGACGGAGGCGGTGGTACGCCAGCTGGCAACTcctcccattcccatacccaatCGCAGCCAAAAACCCCAACTTCCAGTAGGCGAAACAGCGAGACGACGCTCCTGCGATTCTTCAGCATTCAGAGGAGTAGCAGTGTGCCGGCGGAGGAAACAACGACAACGATTGCGGCTCCTTCCTCTCCCAATCCCCCGGCAGTGACTGCTCCCGCAGCCACGCCCCTCAGCATGCGTACGCCCACCACGGCAGTGGGCAGCGATTGA
- the LOC122615301 gene encoding lethal(2)neighbour of tid protein — protein MAPPKAASHRPAVRRKKSGTLVDSILDRYLNVRFFKYLLLEPAALPIVGLFVLLAELVINVVVIQRVPYTEIDWVAYMQECEGFLNGTTNYSLLRGDTGPLVYPAAFVYIYSALYYVTSHGTNVRLAQYIFAGIYLLQLALVLRLYSKSRKVPPYVLVLSAFTSYRIHSIYVLRLFNDPVAVLLLYAALNLFLDRRWSLGSIFFSLAVGVKMNILLFAPALLLFYLANLGLLRTILQLAVCGVIQLLLGAPFLLTYPVEYLRGSFDLGRIFEHKWTVNYRFLSRDLFENRSFHLSLLGLHLLLLLAFAKPTWTFFQSYVRLRRIEDQLQPQIAQQNLELKSQKKPKKVEKDKDQKKFTPEQQSFLKAFEKSLQKASGGKAAAAPAQSEPERYGIHFDRCTQLALLPFFLCNLVGVACSRSLHYQFYVWYFHSLPYLAWSTPYSLGVRCLILGLIEYCWNTYPSTNFSSAALHFTHIVLLAGVAKQLVQTMRINNAAKREQQDQQKKLQ, from the exons ATGGCCCCGCCAAAGGCCGCCAGCCACCGTCCGGCGGTGCGGCGCAAGAAGTCGGGCACCCTGGTGGACTCCATCCTGGACAGGTACCTCAACGTGCGCTTCTTCAAGTACCTGCTGCTGGAGCCGGCTGCTCTGCCCATAGTTGGCCTGTTTGTGCTCCTGGCGGAGCTGGTCATCAACGTGGTGGTCATCCAGCGGGTGCCCTACACAGAGATTGACTGGGTCGCCTACATGCAGGAGTGCGAGGGCTTCCTAAACGGCACCACCAACTACAGTCTGTTGCGCG GCGACACAGGACCTCTGGTGTATCCCGCTGCCTTCGTGTACATCTACTCGGCTCTCTACTACGTCACGTCCCACGGCACGAATGTGCGCCTGGCGCAGTACATCTTCGCCGGGATCTACCTGCTCCAGCTGGCCCTGGTGCTGAGATTGTACTCGAAGAGCAGGAAGGTGCCGCCCTACGTGCTGGTGCTGAGTGCCTTCACATCGTACCGGATCCACTCGATATACGTGCTGCGCCTCTTCAACGATCCGGTGGCCGTGCTGCTCCTCTACGCCGCCCTGAATCTCTTCCTGGATAGAAGGTGGAGTCTCGGAAGCATCTTCTTCAGCTTGGCGGTGGGCGTTAAGATGAACATCCTGCTCTTTGCGCCTGCCCTCTTACTGTTCTACTTGGCCAACCTGGGACTACTGCGAACGATCCTGCAGCTGGCTGTCTGCGGCGTGATACAACTGCTGCTCGGAGCTCCATTCCTGCTCACCTATCCTGTGGAGTATCTGCGCGGCAGCTTTGATTTGGGACGCATCTTCGAGCACAAGTGGACGGTCAACTATCGCTTTTTGAGCAGGGATCTTTTCGAGAACCGATCCTTCCACCTTTCGCTATTGGGCCTtcatctgctgctcctgctggccTTCGCCAAGCCCACATGGACCTTCTTCCAGAGCTACGTGCGCCTGCGCCGCATTGAGGATCAGCTGCAGCCACAAATAGCCCAGCAGAACCTGGAGCTGAAGTCCCAGAAGAAGCCAAAGAAGGTGGAAAAGGACAAGGATCAGAAAAAGTTTACACCCGAGCAACAGTCCTTCCTGAAGGCCTTCGAGAAGAGCCTGCAGAAGGCGTCCGGAGGAaaggcagctgcagctcccGCCCAGTCGGAGCCGGAGCGCTATGGAATCCACTTCGATCGCTGCACTCAGCTGGCCCTGCTGCCGTTCTTCCTGTGCAacctggtgggcgtggcttgCTCCCGATCCTTGCACTATCAATTCTACGTCTGGTACTTCCACTCGCTGCCCTATTTGGCCTGGTCCACGCCGTACTCCTTGGGAGTGCGCTGCCTGATCCTCGGACTCATTGAGTACTGCTGGAACACCTATCCCAGCACGAACTTCTCCAGCGCTGCCCTGCACTTCACCCACATCGTACTGCTCGCCGGTGTGGCCAAGCAGCTTGTCCAGACCATGCGGATTAATAATGCGGCCAAGCGagagcagcaggatcagcagAAAAAGCTGCAGTAA
- the LOC122615300 gene encoding protein tumorous imaginal discs, mitochondrial isoform X3, producing the protein MMISCKKLFVFRQLPAVRRCLAAAACSTPRSTSYRILSSAWSGSNRADAPQVRRLHTTRHLLAKDYYTTLGVAKNANGKDIKKAYYQLAKKYHPDTNKEDPDAGRKFQEVSEAYEVLSDEQKRREYDTYGQTAENMNRQGGGFPGGGAGGFGPDGFSQSWQFRSSIDPEELFRKIFGEGNFRTNSFDDFADSKFGFGQAQEMVMDLTFAQAARGVNKDVNVNVVDQCPKCAGTKCEPGTKPGRCQYCNGTGFETVSTGPFVMRSTCRYCQGTRQHIKYPCSECEGKGRTVQRRKVTVPVPAGIENGQTVRMQVGSKELFVTFRVERSDYFRREGADVHTDAAISLAQAVLGGTVRVQGVYEDQWINVEPGTSSHHKIMLRGKGLKRVNAHGHGDHYVHVKITVPSGKKLDKKRLALIEAYAELEEDTPGQIHGIANRKDGTQERVRSQEQEQLLEPVQQQRDQDPPSQDQEQPKPKAKTSGRTTRKAKRKKAADPSPDKATAEAS; encoded by the exons ATGATGATTTCGTGTAAAAAATTATTCGTGTTCCGGCAGCTGCCAGCGGTGCGCCGTTGCCTGGCGGCAGCCGCGTGCTCCACGCCCCGCTCCACCTCCTACCGAATCCTCTCCAGCGCTTGGAGCGGAAGTAACCGGGCAGACGCACCCCAAGTGCGCCGCCTGCACACCACGCGCCACCTCCTGGCCAAGGACTACTACACAACGCTGGGCGTAGCCAAGAACGCCAACGGCAAGGACATCAAGAAGGCCTACTaccagctggccaagaagtACCATCCGGACACGAACAAGGAGGATCCGGATGCGGGCCGCAAGTTCCAGGAGGTCTCCGAGGCCTACGAAGTGCTCAGCGACGAGCAGAAGCGCCGTGAGTACGACACCTATGGCCAAACGGCGGAGAACATGAATCGCCAGGGTGGCGGATTCCCCGGCGGAGGAGCCGGTGGCTTCGGCCCCGATGGTTTCTCGCAGAGCTGGCAGTTCCGCTCGAGCATAGACCCGGAGGAGCTCTTCCGCAAGATCTTTGGTGAAGGCAACTTCCGAACGAACTCGTTCGACGACTTTGCCGACTCCAAGTTCGGATTCGGTCAGGCCCAAGAGATGGTCATGGACCTGACCTTTGCGCAGGCGGCGCGCGGCGTCAACAAAGATGTGAACGTCAACGTGGTGGACCAGTGCCCCAAGTGCGCCGGCACCAAGTGCGAGCCGGGCACCAAGCCGGGTCGCTGCCAGTACTGCAACGGCACCGGTTTCGAAACGGTGTCCACCGGACCCTTTGTGATGCGCTCCACATGCCGCTACTGCCAGGGCACGCGGCAGCACATCAAGTATCCGTGCAGCGAGTGCGAGGGAAAGGGTCGCACGGTGCAGCGCCGTAAGGTTACTGTTCCAGTGCCGGCCGGCATCGAGAACGGACAAACGGTGCGCATGCAGGTGGGCAGCAAGGAGCTGTTCGTCACGTTCCGCGTGGAGCGGAGCGACTACTTCCGGCGCGAGGGCGCCGATGTGCATACGGACGCGGCCATATCCCTGGCCCAGGCTGTGCTGGGCGGCACGGTTCGCGTCCAGGGCGTCTATGAGGATCAGTGGATCAACGTGGAGCCGGGCACCTCGTCGCACCACAAGATTATGCTGCGCGGCAAGGGACTCAAGCGCGTGAATGCCCACGGACACGGAGATCACTACGTGCACGTGAAGATCACGGTGCCATCCGGCAAGAAGCTGGACAAGAAGCGACTTGCTTTAATCGAGGCGTACgccgagctggaggaggacaCCCCTGGCCAGATCCACGGAATCGCGAATCGCAAAGACGGCA CGCAGGAGCGAGTGAGgagccaggagcaggagcagctgctggagccagtgcagcagcagcgggatCAGGATCCTCCAAGTCAGGACCAGGAGCAGCCGAAACCGAAGGCAAAGACCAGCGGACGGACGACaaggaaagcaaagcgaaagAAGGCGGCGGATCCGAGTCCGGACAAGGCGACAGCGGAGGCTTCATAA
- the LOC122615300 gene encoding protein tumorous imaginal discs, mitochondrial isoform X2 — MMISCKKLFVFRQLPAVRRCLAAAACSTPRSTSYRILSSAWSGSNRADAPQVRRLHTTRHLLAKDYYTTLGVAKNANGKDIKKAYYQLAKKYHPDTNKEDPDAGRKFQEVSEAYEVLSDEQKRREYDTYGQTAENMNRQGGGFPGGGAGGFGPDGFSQSWQFRSSIDPEELFRKIFGEGNFRTNSFDDFADSKFGFGQAQEMVMDLTFAQAARGVNKDVNVNVVDQCPKCAGTKCEPGTKPGRCQYCNGTGFETVSTGPFVMRSTCRYCQGTRQHIKYPCSECEGKGRTVQRRKVTVPVPAGIENGQTVRMQVGSKELFVTFRVERSDYFRREGADVHTDAAISLAQAVLGGTVRVQGVYEDQWINVEPGTSSHHKIMLRGKGLKRVNAHGHGDHYVHVKITVPSGKKLDKKRLALIEAYAELEEDTPGQIHGIANRKDGRASEEPGAGAAAGASAAAAGSGSSKSGPGAAETEGKDQRTDDKESKAKEGGGSESGQGDSGGFISKIKSMFN, encoded by the exons ATGATGATTTCGTGTAAAAAATTATTCGTGTTCCGGCAGCTGCCAGCGGTGCGCCGTTGCCTGGCGGCAGCCGCGTGCTCCACGCCCCGCTCCACCTCCTACCGAATCCTCTCCAGCGCTTGGAGCGGAAGTAACCGGGCAGACGCACCCCAAGTGCGCCGCCTGCACACCACGCGCCACCTCCTGGCCAAGGACTACTACACAACGCTGGGCGTAGCCAAGAACGCCAACGGCAAGGACATCAAGAAGGCCTACTaccagctggccaagaagtACCATCCGGACACGAACAAGGAGGATCCGGATGCGGGCCGCAAGTTCCAGGAGGTCTCCGAGGCCTACGAAGTGCTCAGCGACGAGCAGAAGCGCCGTGAGTACGACACCTATGGCCAAACGGCGGAGAACATGAATCGCCAGGGTGGCGGATTCCCCGGCGGAGGAGCCGGTGGCTTCGGCCCCGATGGTTTCTCGCAGAGCTGGCAGTTCCGCTCGAGCATAGACCCGGAGGAGCTCTTCCGCAAGATCTTTGGTGAAGGCAACTTCCGAACGAACTCGTTCGACGACTTTGCCGACTCCAAGTTCGGATTCGGTCAGGCCCAAGAGATGGTCATGGACCTGACCTTTGCGCAGGCGGCGCGCGGCGTCAACAAAGATGTGAACGTCAACGTGGTGGACCAGTGCCCCAAGTGCGCCGGCACCAAGTGCGAGCCGGGCACCAAGCCGGGTCGCTGCCAGTACTGCAACGGCACCGGTTTCGAAACGGTGTCCACCGGACCCTTTGTGATGCGCTCCACATGCCGCTACTGCCAGGGCACGCGGCAGCACATCAAGTATCCGTGCAGCGAGTGCGAGGGAAAGGGTCGCACGGTGCAGCGCCGTAAGGTTACTGTTCCAGTGCCGGCCGGCATCGAGAACGGACAAACGGTGCGCATGCAGGTGGGCAGCAAGGAGCTGTTCGTCACGTTCCGCGTGGAGCGGAGCGACTACTTCCGGCGCGAGGGCGCCGATGTGCATACGGACGCGGCCATATCCCTGGCCCAGGCTGTGCTGGGCGGCACGGTTCGCGTCCAGGGCGTCTATGAGGATCAGTGGATCAACGTGGAGCCGGGCACCTCGTCGCACCACAAGATTATGCTGCGCGGCAAGGGACTCAAGCGCGTGAATGCCCACGGACACGGAGATCACTACGTGCACGTGAAGATCACGGTGCCATCCGGCAAGAAGCTGGACAAGAAGCGACTTGCTTTAATCGAGGCGTACgccgagctggaggaggacaCCCCTGGCCAGATCCACGGAATCGCGAATCGCAAAGACGGCA GAGCGAGTGAGgagccaggagcaggagcagctgctggagccagtgcagcagcagcgggatCAGGATCCTCCAAGTCAGGACCAGGAGCAGCCGAAACCGAAGGCAAAGACCAGCGGACGGACGACaaggaaagcaaagcgaaagAAGGCGGCGGATCCGAGTCCGGACAAGGCGACAGCGGAGGCTTCATAAGCAAGATCAAGTCCATGTTTAACTGA
- the LOC122615300 gene encoding protein tumorous imaginal discs, mitochondrial isoform X4 codes for MMISCKKLFVFRQLPAVRRCLAAAACSTPRSTSYRILSSAWSGSNRADAPQVRRLHTTRHLLAKDYYTTLGVAKNANGKDIKKAYYQLAKKYHPDTNKEDPDAGRKFQEVSEAYEVLSDEQKRREYDTYGQTAENMNRQGGGFPGGGAGGFGPDGFSQSWQFRSSIDPEELFRKIFGEGNFRTNSFDDFADSKFGFGQAQEMVMDLTFAQAARGVNKDVNVNVVDQCPKCAGTKCEPGTKPGRCQYCNGTGFETVSTGPFVMRSTCRYCQGTRQHIKYPCSECEGKGRTVQRRKVTVPVPAGIENGQTVRMQVGSKELFVTFRVERSDYFRREGADVHTDAAISLAQAVLGGTVRVQGVYEDQWINVEPGTSSHHKIMLRGKGLKRVNAHGHGDHYVHVKITVPSGKKLDKKRLALIEAYAELEEDTPGQIHGIANRKDGSKKATSE; via the exons ATGATGATTTCGTGTAAAAAATTATTCGTGTTCCGGCAGCTGCCAGCGGTGCGCCGTTGCCTGGCGGCAGCCGCGTGCTCCACGCCCCGCTCCACCTCCTACCGAATCCTCTCCAGCGCTTGGAGCGGAAGTAACCGGGCAGACGCACCCCAAGTGCGCCGCCTGCACACCACGCGCCACCTCCTGGCCAAGGACTACTACACAACGCTGGGCGTAGCCAAGAACGCCAACGGCAAGGACATCAAGAAGGCCTACTaccagctggccaagaagtACCATCCGGACACGAACAAGGAGGATCCGGATGCGGGCCGCAAGTTCCAGGAGGTCTCCGAGGCCTACGAAGTGCTCAGCGACGAGCAGAAGCGCCGTGAGTACGACACCTATGGCCAAACGGCGGAGAACATGAATCGCCAGGGTGGCGGATTCCCCGGCGGAGGAGCCGGTGGCTTCGGCCCCGATGGTTTCTCGCAGAGCTGGCAGTTCCGCTCGAGCATAGACCCGGAGGAGCTCTTCCGCAAGATCTTTGGTGAAGGCAACTTCCGAACGAACTCGTTCGACGACTTTGCCGACTCCAAGTTCGGATTCGGTCAGGCCCAAGAGATGGTCATGGACCTGACCTTTGCGCAGGCGGCGCGCGGCGTCAACAAAGATGTGAACGTCAACGTGGTGGACCAGTGCCCCAAGTGCGCCGGCACCAAGTGCGAGCCGGGCACCAAGCCGGGTCGCTGCCAGTACTGCAACGGCACCGGTTTCGAAACGGTGTCCACCGGACCCTTTGTGATGCGCTCCACATGCCGCTACTGCCAGGGCACGCGGCAGCACATCAAGTATCCGTGCAGCGAGTGCGAGGGAAAGGGTCGCACGGTGCAGCGCCGTAAGGTTACTGTTCCAGTGCCGGCCGGCATCGAGAACGGACAAACGGTGCGCATGCAGGTGGGCAGCAAGGAGCTGTTCGTCACGTTCCGCGTGGAGCGGAGCGACTACTTCCGGCGCGAGGGCGCCGATGTGCATACGGACGCGGCCATATCCCTGGCCCAGGCTGTGCTGGGCGGCACGGTTCGCGTCCAGGGCGTCTATGAGGATCAGTGGATCAACGTGGAGCCGGGCACCTCGTCGCACCACAAGATTATGCTGCGCGGCAAGGGACTCAAGCGCGTGAATGCCCACGGACACGGAGATCACTACGTGCACGTGAAGATCACGGTGCCATCCGGCAAGAAGCTGGACAAGAAGCGACTTGCTTTAATCGAGGCGTACgccgagctggaggaggacaCCCCTGGCCAGATCCACGGAATCGCGAATCGCAAAGACGGCAGTAAGAAAGCAAC GAGCGAGTGA
- the LOC122615300 gene encoding protein tumorous imaginal discs, mitochondrial isoform X1, whose product MMISCKKLFVFRQLPAVRRCLAAAACSTPRSTSYRILSSAWSGSNRADAPQVRRLHTTRHLLAKDYYTTLGVAKNANGKDIKKAYYQLAKKYHPDTNKEDPDAGRKFQEVSEAYEVLSDEQKRREYDTYGQTAENMNRQGGGFPGGGAGGFGPDGFSQSWQFRSSIDPEELFRKIFGEGNFRTNSFDDFADSKFGFGQAQEMVMDLTFAQAARGVNKDVNVNVVDQCPKCAGTKCEPGTKPGRCQYCNGTGFETVSTGPFVMRSTCRYCQGTRQHIKYPCSECEGKGRTVQRRKVTVPVPAGIENGQTVRMQVGSKELFVTFRVERSDYFRREGADVHTDAAISLAQAVLGGTVRVQGVYEDQWINVEPGTSSHHKIMLRGKGLKRVNAHGHGDHYVHVKITVPSGKKLDKKRLALIEAYAELEEDTPGQIHGIANRKDGSKKATAGASEEPGAGAAAGASAAAAGSGSSKSGPGAAETEGKDQRTDDKESKAKEGGGSESGQGDSGGFISKIKSMFN is encoded by the exons ATGATGATTTCGTGTAAAAAATTATTCGTGTTCCGGCAGCTGCCAGCGGTGCGCCGTTGCCTGGCGGCAGCCGCGTGCTCCACGCCCCGCTCCACCTCCTACCGAATCCTCTCCAGCGCTTGGAGCGGAAGTAACCGGGCAGACGCACCCCAAGTGCGCCGCCTGCACACCACGCGCCACCTCCTGGCCAAGGACTACTACACAACGCTGGGCGTAGCCAAGAACGCCAACGGCAAGGACATCAAGAAGGCCTACTaccagctggccaagaagtACCATCCGGACACGAACAAGGAGGATCCGGATGCGGGCCGCAAGTTCCAGGAGGTCTCCGAGGCCTACGAAGTGCTCAGCGACGAGCAGAAGCGCCGTGAGTACGACACCTATGGCCAAACGGCGGAGAACATGAATCGCCAGGGTGGCGGATTCCCCGGCGGAGGAGCCGGTGGCTTCGGCCCCGATGGTTTCTCGCAGAGCTGGCAGTTCCGCTCGAGCATAGACCCGGAGGAGCTCTTCCGCAAGATCTTTGGTGAAGGCAACTTCCGAACGAACTCGTTCGACGACTTTGCCGACTCCAAGTTCGGATTCGGTCAGGCCCAAGAGATGGTCATGGACCTGACCTTTGCGCAGGCGGCGCGCGGCGTCAACAAAGATGTGAACGTCAACGTGGTGGACCAGTGCCCCAAGTGCGCCGGCACCAAGTGCGAGCCGGGCACCAAGCCGGGTCGCTGCCAGTACTGCAACGGCACCGGTTTCGAAACGGTGTCCACCGGACCCTTTGTGATGCGCTCCACATGCCGCTACTGCCAGGGCACGCGGCAGCACATCAAGTATCCGTGCAGCGAGTGCGAGGGAAAGGGTCGCACGGTGCAGCGCCGTAAGGTTACTGTTCCAGTGCCGGCCGGCATCGAGAACGGACAAACGGTGCGCATGCAGGTGGGCAGCAAGGAGCTGTTCGTCACGTTCCGCGTGGAGCGGAGCGACTACTTCCGGCGCGAGGGCGCCGATGTGCATACGGACGCGGCCATATCCCTGGCCCAGGCTGTGCTGGGCGGCACGGTTCGCGTCCAGGGCGTCTATGAGGATCAGTGGATCAACGTGGAGCCGGGCACCTCGTCGCACCACAAGATTATGCTGCGCGGCAAGGGACTCAAGCGCGTGAATGCCCACGGACACGGAGATCACTACGTGCACGTGAAGATCACGGTGCCATCCGGCAAGAAGCTGGACAAGAAGCGACTTGCTTTAATCGAGGCGTACgccgagctggaggaggacaCCCCTGGCCAGATCCACGGAATCGCGAATCGCAAAGACGGCAGTAAGAAAGCAAC CGCAGGAGCGAGTGAGgagccaggagcaggagcagctgctggagccagtgcagcagcagcgggatCAGGATCCTCCAAGTCAGGACCAGGAGCAGCCGAAACCGAAGGCAAAGACCAGCGGACGGACGACaaggaaagcaaagcgaaagAAGGCGGCGGATCCGAGTCCGGACAAGGCGACAGCGGAGGCTTCATAAGCAAGATCAAGTCCATGTTTAACTGA